The following is a genomic window from Pelosinus sp. IPA-1.
CGTAACGTTTATTGAATTTCTCAATACGTCCACCGGCAGTTATATTACGTTGCTGACCAGTAAAGAACGGATGGCATTTTGAGCACACATCAATACGTAATTCTTTCTTAATAGAACCAGTTACAAAAGTGTTGCCACAACCACACATTACTTTTGATTCA
Proteins encoded in this region:
- the rpmE gene encoding 50S ribosomal protein L31, which translates into the protein MKDKIHPNYGESKVMCGCGNTFVTGSIKKELRIDVCSKCHPFFTGQQRNITAGGRIEKFNKRYGQQA